The genomic region TCCAATGATCAacgcaaatattttttcatttttaatggcTTTGTGCATTAATTCTTGGAGTTCACCCAGAGGGGCGACCCCATCCTCAGCTGTAGCGAGGTTCACCCTGCATGATATACAGGGCATACGAATATCACATGGTGCGCATCATCCACCACTTCACACTCGGTACACAGATCGTCCTCGGTCTttcttatacgctctgagcttcgctggtgtcgttCCTAGcagttactaattcaacttttaccggtaatttttaaatttattatttaattgttatcgcttaatatttacaacgcaaaaaagtaattacattgtaatcgatttttttaagatttttctaatcattttgacgttctattgataaaatatcaatttcttacttcggatactttgacaataatcgtgtagatggcgctaagattataatagattatttataattagatattacggaacaataaaaaaaaattaaattcagtatttaaaacgtaagtatatttaaggtaaaaatatataccacagctttgaccaactaatattgtttataattaatgtttttaattttaattttaaattaatcactttgacatttatgtcaaatttccggtaaacgtttacaaacttgtcactactggcgttcgcgaatttgtaaatatcccctctacgtacgagctcacagcgtatacgatATGTATATGACCGAAAAGATCCATGCCCCGTCAAAAATGGTGTGAAATAGTAGTTGACGCGCCTGTGTCTGCATTCATACCACCTCACTACATTAGGGATAAGGGTCCTCGTCCAGGCGGCTTTGCTCGTTTCTAAGACTGTCAGACTGTCGCCTGTTTCTGTCGCTGTTGACTGAATTCCCCCACAAAGCAATGTTGTAACAAGTCCACTATAAACAAGGTTACAGTATGCATTTTATAGTGCAGAGGTGGGCATAATATTTCTAATACGAGATAATAGGGGAGCTCAAACGGGGATTTTGCGCGTTAgtgttactcgagcgcgtcagaaaatcacacgGGGAGAAACCTTGTAGCCTTATGGACTTTTAATACAGGTACGTGCGTCGAGGGCAGTCCGTCagattagtaaaaaaaaattatcctcAGAaaaactcgagcgcgtcagattaagacaagttaagtacatgcagaacagtacAACAGTATATATTTCaataatctgacgatttgagcgggacgAGTCACAAAGTTGCGTAACTTGtacgtcttgctaaggcgcgtcgaataatatatcgcttgggttacaagctttcattcgatacctcatttgtcattttatctggtctaatgacggagttgtgtttacaaagtctctgggaCAGACAGACGCATAAATCACTGGGGAACAATTTGAAACGCAATTTCTGTTGAGTTAGATTATTTAGCTGTTTTCTATAGAATTAGGCATGCTGATTTCAAATctgtttttagttttcttctatCACGTCACGTTCTTTTCTATGTGGGTGGGGGAATCGCGCGCTGATAACTGCAACTGGTCTAGACTTGCCTGTTCAGTGTTCAGTTACGTCTGTTATACTGTGGTCGTCTGTGGTGAGTGGTGATGGTGAAACGTTGTATGCCGGTTAGCAGTATTTAGTATTTCGTTGCTGAAGTGTATAGAACTACTTAGTGTGTTTGAACAGAAACGTTTCCTTATGGCTACCTGCTCTCGTAAGTGCGAAAACAGCCCCGATTCGTTTTGTTATATATGTGACAGTTTTACCATTCCCAGTCAAAGGACAAACATCAGTACATTTGTCAGACAAGCATATTTTGCCTATTTTAAAGTGAAACTTTGTGATCAAGATAAAGCATAGGAACCTCATAAAGTCAGATACGGGCACTCAATAGACACCTCAGTTTAAAAAGTTGACGTGATATACAAACTCTGAGGTTATTCTCAGATTCAGACGCCAAAAATTGGTGAAAAACAAGCGTCAGATCTAACTCAACAAAAAATGTGTTCCCCACTGATAAATTCaagattttcacatttttttaaaaatgggtGAAAAACAATAGGTACGTCTGCAAGCCTATTAAAAATAATCGTATTGTCTCTTCTCGTTGTAGAGTACTAGATTTGCGAGTAATTTTTGTTTCCAATTAcgctataaaaattaaatcatTGCAGATTACTCACAGTGAAAGAAAATTCTGTGTACACAATTTGTGCATTACTATTCCAAACAAACCAGTTGCGAGAGGTAGAGATTATATTTAATTTCACAAATCAAATATATATTCTCCTTATCAATCATACCTTATATTTCGCTTATCTCACAGAGATAAACCGTTGTAGGTACACTCACCTGTGCGGCGGGTACTGTTTTACTcgtattttattatttgtccacTAGCGAACCTAAACTAATATGAAAGACAAACTTCGTGAAAAATGAGTGTAAGTATTATATTAGTGagttttgtgtgttttttgtttAACTATAGTTTGTTTTAGGTGCAGAAATACGGAACGGAATACTTGAGAAGTTATCCCGGCTTACTTAAAGTCTGTGAACAGGTATaagtttcatattttttatgtttaaccTTAATGACAGATAAAACACATTATGTACTTAATTGGTAACGGAAGTGTCCTAGCCATTATTGTATACAATAGCTAAACTTGGTCTATATTTAGAATAGCGTAACTTTAATGAAGTACCTATTGTTAAagttgcacattttttttataatatcaatAAATATTACGAGGAtgatataataatttataatcaAAGTAATCTATATCAAAGGATTCAACAAAGTTTCTACatgaatgtatagaaacttatttTAAATACTTTGTAGGGGTTTAAGGGTTAAGATTAAACAGTAGctcaggtagcgaaaacgcgttccaagattgcggctgtaattttgaatattttttcgagatatttggcacacttattcgtaatataataaagaatggcggtacagagcccaatttgagaaatatattaatatgtggaaattactctgtaattgaatacaatattaaaaaaacgagcctgtaccgccattaagaagaacaaaaaaatacaatttcttcaaataaacttttttatccgatgcctagattttgtgtcattttggaactactaaatttttttatttcattagtagttccaaaatgacacaaaatctaggcatcggataaaaaagtttatttgaagaaagtgtatttttttgttcttcttaatggcggtacaggctcgtttttttaatattgtatttaattacagagtaatttccacatattaatatatttttcaaattgggctctgtaccgccattctttattatattatgaatacgtgtgccaaatatctcgaaaaaatattcaaaattacagccgcaatcttggaacgcgttttggctacctgttgatcgctactgtatcaccgtaagatgttttattttttgcataaaaacgccgcatcctatgaaaaaaaaaaaaagaaagatagatttttttgtcacaaaattgaacgaggaattcaagaatgatttttaatttaaaatatctcaatggcgtactattttttttttctttaaaaaattcagacaatTACCCGTATGCGccccaatggtgaatataaaattgttaattgtatgtcaaaaatgcgcaacaACTAtctaaaacctaccaaatttcatttcagttctcaaccagttttagagcaataaataaatcgttagtttttGTAAGAAGAAAAGTTTCAACagcccgtatctcggaaacgaagaatttgcggacatacgtttatagagcaaactgcccttattttttcatgtagtagaattaccccttaaagtttgcctcACTTATTTAGAAAAACCCTGTGTATTGTATCAACGAATATACTTAGATGTGTATAGGACACTTTACTGTCACCGTTTAGCAAAGAAAGTCGGGAACAGTTGAGGTCTatatagaatcaaaacctgcttgTAGATCTGTTTTGAAAATTTTCAGAAGactaaaaaacattaaaaatgtaaattttctaACAACTATCCGGCATTTCTCAATCAAGGGGGCATAAAAAATGCCATAAAATGGCACACTAATTTGGTATAGAGTCATTTTTCTGCATGCCCCTTATTACATCTTCAGtttgtacttttagtttggatttagcagAATTTCATtctatagtctaggcgccagaggggtcaccgtgtcatattcaattctgatggacaaactcaacgatttcttatggatttttggctgctgattacgaatttcgaggggggatttcgatccgagtggtaaaaaaattgttataaacaatttaattgtttataaattgtttataaggctctggctcataaactaaaagagataaaaaaaatattttaaataaaatttgttccttaataaaaaacgaagagaaaaccgtttactaaacttaaatctaacaattagaactcaagatattgtaaaattagtgcacaatgcaaattgcaaaataagtatttttcgaagctttatcgatcgtaactcggcttctacgcacgcaaataagtcttagaaggtgtcgctttaaagcttaattaacaggcttccaaaaaaagcttgttaaattacttgatcttcatttgtattaaagttatacccgtttgaagttacaattttcttaaaaatattgtacattcatttgtttataagggtttcaagcagatttgagctataaacatttatactttaatgaacaataatgatagaaaaactcaaaaggaacaatttgaggttacgaaaatgttgataagtttatttttggccaagatgtcaatattttaatggcgcgcgctatgaggcgcaagatcggctcaccgcgtaaaggttcacgcgctaacttctcgatgcaaattataatttctatgtatacatacgttatcttcatttttcatttttgaagatcctaataaaattttatcatataattcttataattaaatcatcatactgtacctcgtatcacctttcattctatttacattgtcttctattttttgcaataaatgagaaaaaaacattaaaaactaatatttcagaagtataactataaagtaagttgatattatttattaatactatttttacagacatttttttcatgcatctgcaaatctgcatagagataaacagggaatatcagctttttttacatctgcataagttcttagcgaaattttaacagttacatggtggtacaagtctgttcttgtaggcagtaaaactaaaactttttgaggcttcagagtctaattatctatataatatccatataaagtagatctagttcttttgcagcatcatcaaggcccgtcaattgtgtgtatgccgccacatcataaatgctcgttttatatgcaatgatgatgctgcaaaagaactcgatccatttttatatggatatcacatattggctcattttcatgcgtagaagccgagttacgatcgataaaaatgcatacttacttaactgtgagccaatcttgtgCCTCAtggcgcgccattaaaatatcgacatcttagccaaaaataaacttacgaacattttcgtaagctcaaattgttccttttgagttgttttatcattattgttaattaaactataaatgtttatagctcaagtttgcttgaaacctttataaacaatttaatgtacaatttttttaagaaaattataatttcaaacgggtataactttaaaacaaatgaagatcaaataatttaacaaactttgtttggaaatctcttaataaagctttaaaaggacaccttattaggctcatttgcatgcgtagaagccgagttacgatcggtaaagcttcgaaaaatacttattttgcaatttgcgttGTGCACTAATTTAGCattatcttgagttctaattgtgggatttaagtttagtaaacaattgtttcctcgttttttattagggaacaaattttatttgaaacattttttttatctcttttagtttatgagccagagccttataaacaattaaattgtttataacaattttttgaccactcggatcgaaatcttccctcgaaattcgtaatcagcagcccaaaatccataagacaccgttgagtttgtccatcagaattgaaaatgacacggtgacctctatttggcgcttAGACTACTAAGCCCACATAATATTCtccaaattcctcattttcaacTGCTATTACCCTCAATTAATGCACTAAAAGTTAGTATGAACCATTTTGATAGgaaaacatacaaaatatacaagaaaaagaagtacatattttattgttcataaaagtaATGGACATAACAGAGTTTGGTTCAAACGTCAACATTCCATTGGTATTTTAAAGCGGATTTTAGAAGGTTGTCTGTAGGTTAATATATACTTAAACTTTGTttgaaaatgtgtaaaaaaagggaaaacgaaaaatttaggatttagcaggttttgattctgatgggctcaCTTAAGGAATCACCACTATATACGGATTGAGCACGTGATACCCCCTCACCACCGCGACATCCCTCGTCTACAAAGTAATAGTTTGTTCACTTCACTGCCACCCTTTAGCAAAGAAAGTCGGGAACAGTTGAGGAATCATCACTACAGATTGAGCATATGATCCCCCTCACCACCGCGACTGCAACATCCCTCGTCATCAAAGTAATAGTTTGTTGACGAGGGATGATGCGGTCGTGGTGGTGAAGGGAAGATCACGTCCTCAGTCCGTAGTAGTGAATGTGGCGATTCCTCAACTGTTCCCGACTTTCTTTGCTAAAGAATGACAGTGAAGTGTCCTAAATATGCATCTATATTCGTTGACTCTACTTACCCATGCCTTCCAACTATGCTAATTTCTATCAAAGATCTAGACAATAGGGATAATGCATAAACAAGAGCTGGATTGACTTCTTTGTCTATGTAGTTGTGGGGAATTTGAATTTACAAATGAATTCCTCATGATTTACTACGAGCTGtcatcattgcatgtggttgtctttttaaaagaCAAATACATGTGATTTTTCTgacgaatatttttaatatttacgAAATGGAAATCGAACgacaaataaacttattttaaagtaaaaatatcaacattttaaacaaatataCTTTTTTAGGTGTTGAACATCAGCGTAATCATAGCAGGATCAATTTGTGGATTTTTATTTAAAACGATCCTTCTCAACTTCAACGCTATATATGCTTTATGTACCACCTTATTCTTCCTTATTGTACATTACAAAGCGTTGTTTACAAAATCGACTTTTCCGTGGGACTGGATAGAATGCGCCAACAGTCTGGCAGTCGCTGTCGTTTATGCACTAGGTGCATCAATTACGCTCTCTGAATTGTCCAAGGAATATATAGTTGCAGGAGTAAGTACCTTATCAgtttatacagtacgtaaatctttCAGCTGGACGTAGGTAATATACATACATTGAGGTAAGTGTGGCAACTGCGCTTTCTCGAGTCTTTACCAATATCCCACCACACTAAAAGGGGAAATACACCATTCAATTCGGTTGAACAATGTGGATGATTCAACCAAAATGAACCGTGTATTTTGCAGTGCAATGAAagctttcaacaaaattgaaCGTTGAAATGAGTTGAGACAACGTCTACTTTTGTTCAACTTCATAGTTGAAAAAAGGTGGTTATGATTCATCACGAAAAGCTGAGATTTTTCTCCGACTCGGACTTATATAAAAATCACGAGTTGAATCACAGAATCACCCACATTGTTCAACTGAATTGAATTGTCTATTTCTCCTTTAAGCGATAGCGAATGCGCTCGATAATCAACACttttaaggtacgtatccatacgttggAGCTCCACATAGTAGATACGTTGGCactcggcgctcaccctcttcgattcaaccggtttccgatttatatgtaggggagcgcttGCCGTATCCACTTGAGCAGCTACAtcgagcacggagcacccacgtatggatacgtacagtatatacgatgtcagttggacaagtataaaaacaaaattcgacaccGAGTGTCGTCATCTtttgtaaaacataggcggcgcaatagaaaataatgagtaaacttttattttaaattatggtctATGTCTATaatttgttaaacagtaataatattgttaattattcacatttctttatgaaattgacaccaaatatgattaaaaatacataatacaaatgcaACTTACCAtgcttattaatttgagaactaaaGAAATGAGCCTACACAAATGAGCCTATGTTGCGAAATTACTGTCACGGTCCATTACTTTTGTGTCAAGTTATCTTTATTGACACCAAAGatgattaaaaatacataatacaaattcAACTTACCAtgcttattaatttgagaactaaaGAAATGAGCCTACATAAATGAGTCTATGTTGCGAAAATACTGTCACGATCCATTACTTTTGTGTCATATTATTTTTATTCGCATCATTGATTAGTTATCTATTTAGAGTACTGTAATCGCCAACGAATTTTACATCTATAAGTCATTTAttaatatgcaaatacccgtCAACGAATACATAATTGTCTTTCAATGCATAATAATCACCTAATTAGGAACGTTGTTTTTTCTGTCACTTACAACTGTAATGCATTAGGGTGATTCGCCTTGTTAGatatcgctgtgtctaggtacacgctaacgtgtacgcaaataaaaaagttaggtacacgcgaaacgtcatcaagtcagtgacgtcactatttagcgtgcactgttactggttttttgcgtacacgctaacttgagccgcgtgtatgctgtggtaagaATATACCGCGAGTATCAGAGAGTCAGAGTGTTAGAATGTGtttaatcgcgttgtgtttacactttaatattgattagtaaagagatttcttataTTTTATtcgtttagtgtttgtttttaaattaactatggagtatggacaattatttagttcttttaatgagtttaaaaaaattttaaaacagtataaaaaagataagagattataaattaatatatatattttttagttataagtgaaacagtattaccgtccaaaattaaaataaaacaaagacctaaagctttcacaataataattaacttgttctgaagctatttccttgtgacatttttgtaatcaactattctaaatgggaaataagccacaatttaactaaaaaatgattttattaagtttttgacgtccaaatcggatgtcgttgtcaaaatacaaaatattaataaattaaacaaaattgttgttgctcagtaaaaaatttcttttaatagtttatttaatctgactaatatttttattttgacaacgacatagGATTTGGACATCAAAACGTtagtaaaatcatttttttagttaaattgtggcttatttcccatttagaatagttgattataataattaacttgcgtataaaaattattttaacaatattttgtacatctcatgtcaactaaatagatatttattttgttaacctgaaaatatacttttatatatacatacattgatttattacaattattaagtttgaaacatctgaatagttctgcttccctaccctttaataacaaatatttttctatcaaacaaacactaaacatatcaaaatagcgtgtaggtactaaaatatacagtcactgcgcacgctaaataatgacgtcactggcttgatgaaggtTATTtcgcgtgtacctagacacagcggttAAATATAACAACTAAAGGTTGAAATAGTATGAACAAAGCAaatctaaaataattttcaggTTACAAATGACCTCTTATAGCAAACTAATAAAATTTATTCAGCCCATTCTAACTGAAGATGAccattaaagtcaaaaaattctTATTGGTCACGTGGTGATTGCTGTAACAAAATTCCATTAATTACGATATCCAATCTGCGCAATTTCGCGTCATCAAATCTTATataatatatgggacatcctgtataaacatATATTacagttattaaaatttaaaaattgattattaaaagtatataatacaaatgaaatttaatgTGCTTATTAATTTAAAGactaaagaaatgagacaaaaattttattatagaaataaaataaataattgtaaggctatgacgacgacactgtttatattgcttgccgcctttgaaacatGAGAAGGAATTTTGGCCAGATAACGATATGATTTAAGTGTAAGCACTTCCGAACAATTTGACTAATTACACttcagtattgcccaataagatacgCTAGAAAGTAATAAGCCACACCCGTGTCCATGTGGACTACTACAAGGAATGATCAATTGCAAATATTTATGAatggtttatctttatttctatgctcGCCGTAGAATTACTGACCGGACCCCAAAACGTCCTCTGGTTCAATTCACATCGTATCTACTGTACCTTTAGCGACATAACAGACGggcgactgtggccggccacTCTGTGaatccacaaaagtagtttccgATGATTGACCGTGGGTTGTTATGTGGAGTGGACGTTGCGTcacagacgagcgactgtggccggccacagtcgctcgcATAAAAACCCACAgtaaactacttttgtggatccCCAGAGTAGCCGGCCACATTCGCCCGTCTGTTATGGCGCTTAGAATCTGTTAGCTGCATTTTTCAATTCGAACTGTAAAACGAAGCGTactcttttaaaatatttatttacacttTTCCAGAGAAGGTTCAACTAATTACATGGTATTATCAAGACAATTCTTTGTCAGAATGTGTACTTAGTTTTATTTGCTAATACTTTCGAAAATACACCCATACCTTAGACAATTATAAATAGTTTTGACACACATTGTTTACAAAATGTCACAAACGAATGTCCCTAGAATAGTGTTGGAAAATCATCGAGAATGAAAAAttagagaatattctcgatatggagaattttctgagaatgaaccctacGGACGCACTTAGggatattgttgaagatga from Diabrotica virgifera virgifera chromosome 3, PGI_DIABVI_V3a harbors:
- the LOC114324439 gene encoding uncharacterized protein LOC114324439; the encoded protein is MSVQKYGTEYLRSYPGLLKVCEQVLNISVIIAGSICGFLFKTILLNFNAIYALCTTLFFLIVHYKALFTKSTFPWDWIECANSLAVAVVYALGASITLSELSKEYIVAGIIGYITAMAYVLETIDGFKLAVTPRARYVWTTPNMPE